Proteins from a single region of Streptomyces vinaceus:
- a CDS encoding protein kinase: MGGGRLGEGLRPEDPRSAGPYRLLARWPGPRAVPPRGGMYVGRDRDHGHAVVCLLPPAAYEAAEALHRGPVPGVPHVLDLRTGTEPSWVALAHTPAVSLSDVGRRSGAEGGALPLDQSVRLAAEIAGTLAALHARGITYGAVAPDGVWLTTGRPLLMALHSCRMPSTPPREPGRGQGQGQGQGPRSEAGPGQPVPHSRVSTVPAAFMAPEVAAGRPSSTAADVYSLAVLLLHTASGRLPFGDGPPPVLAYRALHDRPELGDFPGALGEVVAAALAASPADRPTAEELCQTLAPGGRDSERTPDPLPGRVIAALAARTQAIADLEIADGDANGDGDANRVGDGGRGGDAGEGGVGGGAGAGTTTGMRTTGPRLTPMRTSSRTPSPWRRRPRPPAPFRLRPPPAFRPRPPAAGSCPAC; this comes from the coding sequence ATGGGGGGCGGACGTCTGGGGGAAGGCTTGCGCCCCGAGGACCCGCGGTCGGCCGGACCGTACCGGCTGCTGGCCCGTTGGCCCGGCCCCCGGGCGGTGCCGCCGCGGGGCGGGATGTACGTGGGCCGCGACCGGGACCACGGGCACGCCGTGGTGTGCCTGCTGCCCCCGGCCGCGTACGAGGCGGCCGAGGCGCTGCACCGTGGGCCCGTGCCGGGAGTGCCGCACGTACTGGACCTGCGGACCGGGACCGAGCCCTCATGGGTGGCCCTTGCGCACACCCCGGCCGTGTCCCTCTCCGACGTGGGGCGGCGGTCCGGCGCCGAGGGCGGAGCCCTGCCGCTGGACCAGTCGGTGCGGCTCGCCGCGGAGATCGCCGGCACGCTGGCCGCCCTGCACGCCCGGGGCATCACTTACGGAGCCGTGGCACCCGACGGCGTCTGGCTCACCACGGGCCGCCCGCTGCTGATGGCGCTGCACTCCTGCCGCATGCCGTCCACGCCTCCCCGCGAACCGGGCCGGGGGCAGGGCCAGGGGCAGGGGCAGGGGCCGCGATCCGAGGCAGGGCCCGGGCAGCCCGTACCGCACAGCCGCGTGTCGACCGTGCCCGCCGCCTTCATGGCCCCGGAAGTGGCCGCGGGCCGGCCCTCCTCCACGGCCGCCGACGTGTACTCCCTGGCGGTGCTGCTGCTCCACACGGCCTCCGGGCGGCTGCCCTTCGGGGACGGGCCGCCGCCCGTGCTGGCCTACCGCGCCCTCCACGACCGGCCCGAACTCGGTGACTTTCCAGGGGCTTTGGGCGAGGTGGTGGCCGCGGCGCTGGCAGCCTCCCCGGCGGACCGCCCCACTGCCGAGGAGCTGTGCCAGACGCTGGCCCCCGGCGGCAGGGACTCGGAGCGGACACCGGACCCGCTGCCCGGCCGGGTCATCGCCGCACTGGCCGCACGCACGCAGGCGATCGCCGACCTGGAGATCGCCGACGGGGACGCGAACGGGGACGGGGACGCGAACCGGGTCGGGGACGGAGGCAGGGGCGGGGACGCAGGCGAGGGCGGGGTCGGGGGCGGGGCGGGGGCGGGGACAACGACGGGCATGCGGACGACCGGGCCCCGGCTGACGCCGATGCGCACGAGCTCCCGCACCCCGTCACCCTGGCGGCGACGCCCCCGTCCCCCGGCCCCGTTCCGGCTCCGGCCACCCCCGGCGTTCCGGCCGCGCCCACCCGCCGCCGGGTCCTGTCCGGCCTGCTGA
- a CDS encoding PQQ-binding-like beta-propeller repeat protein: MPPAALWRLDDPTARTRLLPVSSADHCLMTRGDVLYGHDLRTGKEVWQLPAVGSTPPVQVPGDRFLTSTREGLSLCSMRDGRTQWLQRDDQLAKVLAADGATAWLLMADGSPTGGYLLAAFDLDHRKELWRTPLPSGFGNAQLATTVGPETVVVEVQVPRQMFRDVTAVRTLAIAGFERSSGRMLWNRSYPGVHGGPASVVDPAGGGRLFLLSGGRAHAYDLKSGTRLWESQALVAGTNAPPFFSGHTLYLADDGTGPIVAVDPDTGRTLWEQTLTENLEWNMLGSMTASTSGRTLYLATLHQVTATGIPSGKRLWQTGLAGVEAREPFQLAAVPGTLLVARPAAVVALPAD, translated from the coding sequence ATGCCGCCGGCCGCCCTGTGGCGCCTGGACGACCCGACGGCCCGCACCCGGCTCCTCCCGGTGAGCAGCGCCGACCATTGCCTGATGACGCGTGGCGACGTCCTGTACGGGCACGACCTGCGCACCGGCAAGGAGGTGTGGCAGCTGCCCGCGGTCGGCAGCACCCCGCCCGTCCAAGTGCCCGGCGACCGCTTCCTGACGTCCACGCGCGAGGGACTGTCGCTGTGCTCGATGCGCGACGGCCGAACCCAGTGGCTCCAGCGCGACGACCAGCTCGCGAAGGTGCTCGCCGCCGACGGCGCCACCGCGTGGCTGCTCATGGCGGACGGGAGTCCGACGGGCGGATACCTGCTGGCGGCGTTCGACCTGGACCACCGCAAGGAGCTGTGGCGCACCCCGCTGCCGAGCGGATTCGGAAACGCGCAACTCGCCACCACCGTGGGACCCGAGACGGTCGTCGTGGAGGTACAGGTACCCCGGCAGATGTTCCGAGACGTCACGGCCGTCCGGACCCTCGCGATCGCGGGTTTCGAGCGGAGCAGCGGACGCATGCTCTGGAACCGCTCCTACCCCGGCGTACACGGCGGCCCCGCCTCCGTGGTGGACCCGGCGGGCGGCGGACGGCTGTTCCTGCTCTCCGGCGGTCGCGCCCACGCCTACGACCTGAAGAGCGGCACCCGGCTGTGGGAGTCGCAGGCCCTGGTCGCCGGGACCAACGCCCCGCCCTTCTTCAGCGGCCACACCCTGTACCTGGCCGACGACGGCACGGGGCCCATCGTCGCCGTCGACCCGGACACCGGCCGGACGCTGTGGGAGCAGACGCTCACCGAGAACCTGGAGTGGAACATGCTCGGGAGCATGACCGCGAGCACCTCCGGACGCACGCTCTACCTCGCGACGCTGCACCAGGTCACGGCGACGGGCATCCCCTCGGGCAAGCGGCTGTGGCAGACCGGGCTCGCGGGGGTGGAGGCCCGGGAACCGTTCCAACTCGCCGCGGTTCCCGGCACCCTGCTCGTCGCGCGGCCGGCCGCCGTCGTCGCCCTCCCGGCGGACTGA
- a CDS encoding protein kinase domain-containing protein produces the protein MSTLLPLLPDDPERLGEYTLLGRLGGGGMGTVFLARTAGGRLAAVKTIRSDLRDQPGYRQRLMLEAEAARALGPEHTAAFLGADTDTARPWLATAYLIGPSLTEAVAAGGPLPEPVVRGLGSALAAALAALHRAGLVHRDVKPSNVLITAQGPRLIDFGLAQAPGSPRLTEAGGLAGTPAYMSPEQARGGPPGPEGDVFALAAVLVFASTGHGPYDARGRQSTLELLRHGADPDLTGLPDGLRGTLTACLSPEPGDRPAPGRLGEEWGPFDPGEFADLLPQALLADLSRRIGDVATVAPAPLRAPAPRRVLSRRALIAGAAAGALTVSGGASALWATGNLPGSGSGSGSGSGSGGRTAAPGPGRSSRPPGTPPAPLWSVPSPFSAAAVVASDEVLIHTSDVLRGISTADGRILWESQTAKVDVAVAGDKLVGFVFDDDGNASAGYLDPRTGRLAADAANPAVLGDLTHTTQLLAADAECLYFKAYFRSGDRQQQEQAWLLSYELGGRKLRWRTRIEGAVLDSLGSLMMSSIISGGRLICSDPARVFAVDLRDGRVLWACRVRTDQEAASPNQSGGINPPVASDRHVFDFEERITAVDLVTGAVAWKLEPEGTKLLSAPVCVNGAVYVADGALQAFDESTGKKVWSHDPGAYVSMLAAPAPFRGELYAAVGGAGQAVVAVDVAARRVAWTLAAGAVNMPDGPTMIVQRGNRLYPQTVDRLAAVPLD, from the coding sequence ATGTCCACGCTCCTGCCCCTGCTGCCCGACGATCCCGAGCGGCTCGGGGAGTACACCCTCCTCGGCCGGCTGGGCGGCGGCGGCATGGGGACCGTCTTCCTGGCCCGCACCGCCGGTGGCCGCCTCGCCGCGGTCAAGACCATCCGGTCCGACCTGCGCGACCAGCCCGGGTACCGCCAGCGGCTGATGCTGGAGGCCGAGGCCGCGCGGGCCCTGGGACCGGAGCACACCGCGGCCTTCCTCGGCGCCGACACCGACACGGCGCGGCCCTGGCTGGCCACGGCGTACCTCATCGGGCCCTCGCTGACCGAGGCGGTGGCAGCCGGGGGGCCGCTGCCCGAACCGGTCGTGCGCGGACTCGGCTCCGCGCTCGCCGCCGCCCTCGCCGCCCTGCACCGTGCCGGGCTCGTCCACCGGGACGTCAAGCCGTCGAACGTACTGATCACCGCGCAGGGCCCCCGCCTCATCGACTTCGGGCTCGCGCAGGCCCCGGGCAGTCCCCGCCTCACCGAAGCCGGGGGACTCGCGGGCACACCGGCGTACATGTCGCCGGAGCAGGCGCGCGGAGGACCGCCCGGCCCGGAAGGCGACGTGTTCGCCCTCGCGGCGGTCCTGGTGTTCGCCTCGACCGGCCACGGCCCCTACGACGCCCGCGGCCGACAGAGCACGCTCGAACTGCTGCGGCACGGGGCCGACCCCGACCTGACGGGCCTGCCCGACGGGCTGCGCGGGACGCTCACCGCCTGCCTGTCACCGGAGCCGGGAGACCGGCCCGCGCCCGGCCGACTGGGTGAGGAGTGGGGGCCGTTCGACCCCGGGGAGTTCGCCGACCTGCTGCCGCAGGCGCTCCTCGCCGACCTGTCCCGCCGGATCGGGGACGTCGCCACGGTGGCCCCCGCCCCGCTGCGCGCCCCCGCCCCGCGCCGCGTGCTCTCCCGCCGCGCCCTGATCGCGGGCGCGGCGGCGGGCGCGCTCACCGTCTCGGGCGGCGCCTCGGCGCTCTGGGCCACGGGCAACCTCCCCGGCTCGGGCTCGGGCTCGGGCTCGGGCTCGGGCTCGGGTGGCCGTACTGCGGCACCTGGCCCCGGGCGGTCCTCCCGGCCGCCCGGCACCCCTCCGGCCCCGCTGTGGTCGGTCCCGTCCCCGTTCTCCGCCGCCGCGGTCGTCGCTTCCGACGAGGTCTTGATCCACACGAGCGACGTCCTGCGCGGTATCTCGACCGCCGACGGCCGGATCCTGTGGGAGTCCCAGACCGCCAAGGTCGACGTGGCCGTGGCAGGCGACAAGCTCGTCGGCTTCGTCTTCGACGACGACGGCAACGCGAGTGCGGGATACCTGGACCCGCGCACCGGCCGGCTCGCCGCCGACGCGGCCAACCCGGCCGTCCTGGGCGATCTCACGCACACCACCCAGCTCTTGGCCGCGGATGCCGAATGCCTCTACTTCAAGGCGTACTTCAGATCCGGCGACCGGCAACAGCAGGAGCAGGCGTGGCTGCTCTCCTACGAACTGGGCGGCCGGAAACTGCGCTGGCGCACGCGCATCGAGGGAGCCGTCCTGGACTCGCTCGGCTCCCTCATGATGTCGTCGATCATCTCCGGAGGCCGCCTGATCTGCTCGGATCCCGCACGCGTCTTCGCCGTGGACCTGCGAGACGGCCGCGTGTTGTGGGCCTGCCGGGTCCGCACCGACCAGGAGGCCGCGTCGCCGAACCAGTCGGGAGGCATCAACCCTCCGGTCGCCTCGGACCGCCACGTCTTCGACTTCGAGGAACGGATCACGGCAGTGGACCTGGTGACGGGAGCGGTGGCCTGGAAGCTGGAGCCGGAGGGCACGAAACTGCTGAGCGCGCCCGTCTGCGTGAACGGCGCGGTGTACGTCGCGGACGGGGCGCTCCAGGCGTTCGACGAGTCGACCGGGAAGAAGGTGTGGAGCCACGATCCGGGAGCGTACGTCTCCATGCTGGCGGCTCCCGCCCCGTTCCGCGGGGAGCTCTACGCGGCGGTCGGCGGCGCCGGTCAGGCGGTCGTCGCGGTGGACGTCGCCGCCCGCCGGGTCGCATGGACGCTCGCGGCGGGGGCCGTGAACATGCCCGACGGTCCGACGATGATCGTCCAGCGCGGCAACCGGCTCTACCCCCAGACCGTGGACCGCCTCGCGGCCGTACCGCTCGATTGA
- a CDS encoding transcriptional regulator, with product MTHASGDGTALERARNAAADGAWAEAYEGYLAARGETGGLGPAELAEFAGVAYAAGHLDVTIETWERLHEQLAGLGEDDGAAGAAVRVAMHLLFDTALMAPVRGWLRRAERFLDPAAQTPAHAWFAAVRTYERFLSGDLDAARDWAERAIGAGSHTDPAAAALGRVAQARLVILDGDVERGLELLDDAGTAAMSGDLDALSTGVVYCELVCALQGLAQYDLAEQWTEAMERWARTNAIGSLHGRCRVHRAEILRLRGQCAGAEQQVLLACDELRPYLRRELGWPLTELGRIRLRRGDPSGAEEALLAAHRLGWDPEPGLSLVRLAAGDIDTADASIREALARPLPVPSKELPPTTGLRRAPLLDAQVRIALARGDVKTARDAARELAEVAVRFESSALAAAAVRARGEVLLAEGDATSASELFADAVRAWSELGAPYETAECRLRLADAHGVLGNLRAEALERATARAELERIARAPAADEQPRGTPEPNAFVREGDYWKVVLDDRRVTVRDSKGMHHLARLLAAPGREFHVLDLAAADSEDPEAATRLSRAGDLGPLLDDRAKEMYRRRLAEIEEDIEEARADNDIARREQTKLEREFLMGELARAVGLGGRDRRAGAASERARAAVTQAVRKAIGRLREAAPELADHLDRTIRTGTYCAYVPDPRVPSPWPL from the coding sequence ATGACTCATGCCTCCGGCGACGGGACCGCCCTGGAGCGGGCACGGAACGCCGCCGCGGACGGCGCCTGGGCGGAGGCCTACGAGGGCTATCTGGCGGCCCGGGGGGAGACGGGCGGGCTGGGCCCGGCGGAGCTCGCCGAGTTCGCGGGCGTCGCCTACGCCGCGGGGCACCTCGACGTGACGATCGAGACCTGGGAGCGGCTCCACGAGCAGCTGGCCGGACTCGGCGAGGACGACGGAGCGGCCGGGGCCGCCGTACGGGTGGCCATGCACCTGCTGTTCGACACCGCGCTCATGGCGCCGGTACGGGGGTGGCTGCGGCGTGCGGAACGCTTCCTCGACCCTGCCGCGCAGACCCCCGCTCACGCGTGGTTCGCGGCGGTACGCACCTACGAACGGTTCCTCAGCGGCGACCTCGACGCGGCCCGGGACTGGGCCGAGCGGGCCATCGGGGCCGGCTCGCACACCGATCCGGCCGCAGCCGCGCTCGGGCGGGTGGCGCAGGCCCGGCTGGTGATCCTCGACGGAGACGTCGAGCGGGGTCTGGAGCTCCTCGACGACGCCGGGACGGCCGCGATGTCCGGGGACCTCGACGCGCTGTCCACCGGAGTCGTCTACTGCGAGCTGGTGTGCGCCCTGCAGGGCCTGGCCCAGTACGACCTGGCCGAGCAGTGGACCGAGGCGATGGAGCGCTGGGCGCGCACGAACGCGATCGGCAGCCTGCACGGCCGCTGCCGGGTGCACCGGGCCGAGATCCTGCGCCTGCGCGGCCAGTGCGCCGGCGCCGAGCAGCAGGTGCTGCTGGCCTGCGACGAGCTGCGCCCCTACCTGCGGCGAGAGCTGGGCTGGCCGCTGACCGAACTGGGCCGGATCCGGCTGCGGCGCGGCGACCCGAGCGGTGCCGAGGAGGCGCTGCTCGCCGCGCACCGCCTCGGATGGGATCCCGAACCCGGGCTCTCGCTCGTCCGGCTCGCCGCCGGCGACATCGACACGGCGGACGCCTCGATCCGGGAGGCACTGGCGCGGCCGCTGCCCGTGCCGTCGAAGGAGCTGCCCCCCACCACCGGTCTGCGCCGGGCACCCCTGCTCGACGCCCAGGTGAGGATCGCCCTGGCCCGCGGCGACGTGAAGACGGCGCGGGACGCGGCCCGCGAGCTCGCGGAGGTCGCCGTCCGCTTCGAGAGCAGCGCGCTCGCCGCCGCGGCCGTGCGGGCGCGGGGCGAAGTCCTGCTCGCCGAGGGCGACGCGACCTCCGCGTCGGAGCTGTTCGCCGACGCCGTACGTGCCTGGAGCGAGCTCGGCGCCCCGTACGAGACGGCCGAGTGTCGACTGAGGCTCGCGGACGCGCACGGCGTCCTCGGCAACCTCCGGGCCGAGGCGCTGGAGCGGGCGACGGCACGTGCCGAGCTGGAACGGATCGCCCGCGCGCCGGCGGCCGACGAGCAGCCTCGGGGCACGCCCGAGCCGAACGCCTTCGTCCGGGAGGGCGACTACTGGAAGGTCGTTCTCGACGACCGGCGCGTGACCGTCCGCGACAGCAAGGGCATGCACCACCTGGCCCGGCTGCTCGCCGCGCCGGGCCGCGAGTTCCACGTCCTCGACCTCGCGGCCGCCGACAGCGAAGACCCCGAGGCGGCCACGAGACTCTCCCGGGCCGGCGACCTCGGCCCCCTCCTGGACGACCGGGCCAAGGAGATGTACCGCCGAAGGCTCGCCGAGATCGAGGAGGACATCGAGGAGGCCCGCGCCGACAACGACATCGCCCGGCGCGAACAGACCAAGCTCGAACGTGAATTCCTGATGGGTGAACTCGCCCGCGCCGTCGGCCTCGGTGGACGCGACCGCCGCGCCGGCGCCGCCTCCGAGCGGGCCCGGGCAGCCGTCACCCAGGCCGTGCGCAAGGCCATCGGCCGCCTCCGCGAAGCCGCTCCGGAGCTCGCCGACCACCTCGACCGCACGATCCGTACGGGTACCTACTGCGCCTACGTCCCCGACCCCCGCGTTCCCTCCCCCTGGCCCCTCTGA
- a CDS encoding alpha/beta fold hydrolase — protein sequence MDTITVNGIRLEHEIRGDGEPVLLISPVLADGFAPLVAEPALAGSHRLIRYHKRGWSGSTHTPGPVSVADHVADALALLDGLGIERAHVAGHSSGAAVAAQLAQDRPERVATVSLLELSLLSVPAGDAFFAQAAPAFEAYAEGDAERALGLFMSMVSGMEPERCRALLDERMPGSVEQAVKDADTFFGIELPALAEWRFGPDEAAAIRRPVLSVLGSDTRPLWVEVAAFLRSNVPDIEECVIDGVGHLLHIERSRRVAEELARFLARHPIGS from the coding sequence ATGGACACCATCACGGTGAACGGCATCCGGCTGGAACACGAGATCCGCGGGGACGGGGAGCCGGTCCTGCTGATCAGCCCGGTCCTCGCCGACGGGTTCGCCCCGCTCGTCGCCGAACCGGCACTGGCCGGGAGCCACCGGCTCATCCGCTATCACAAGCGGGGCTGGAGCGGCAGCACCCACACCCCCGGGCCGGTCTCCGTCGCCGATCACGTGGCCGACGCCCTCGCCCTGCTCGACGGCCTCGGTATCGAGCGCGCCCACGTGGCCGGACACTCCAGCGGCGCGGCGGTCGCCGCGCAGCTCGCCCAGGACCGGCCCGAGCGCGTCGCCACGGTCAGCCTGCTGGAGCTCTCGCTGCTGTCGGTGCCCGCGGGCGATGCGTTCTTCGCCCAGGCGGCACCGGCGTTCGAGGCGTACGCCGAGGGCGACGCCGAACGCGCCCTCGGACTGTTCATGTCCATGGTCAGCGGAATGGAACCGGAACGCTGCCGGGCACTGCTCGACGAGCGGATGCCGGGCAGCGTGGAGCAGGCGGTCAAGGACGCCGACACGTTCTTCGGGATCGAGCTGCCCGCCCTGGCCGAATGGCGGTTCGGGCCCGACGAAGCGGCGGCGATCCGCAGGCCGGTCCTGTCGGTGCTGGGGAGCGACACCCGGCCTCTGTGGGTCGAGGTCGCGGCGTTCCTCCGCTCGAACGTGCCCGACATCGAGGAGTGCGTCATCGACGGCGTGGGCCATCTGCTCCACATCGAACGGTCACGGCGCGTTGCCGAAGAGCTGGCCCGCTTCCTGGCCCGTCACCCCATCGGGTCCTGA
- a CDS encoding nucleotidyltransferase domain-containing protein — protein MHAYPTDQARRLVRSRFPDALSAVLAGSTATGRATASSDLDIAVLIDDGGVTCRETIRFEERVVELFVHTRTGLLELFAADVASRRAVLQNMYASGLVLVDSHGEAGRARALAEADLREGPPALGPETVEEKRYGLTDALDDLTDASDAIERLAVAGYVVNAAADLLCDHHHAWIGGGKWLPRRLLEADPQRGAALLEGHHRLCGSGDPAVLISAALEVLDLVGGPLREGYRRTWHGTIDSVAAAR, from the coding sequence ATGCATGCATACCCCACCGACCAGGCGCGACGCCTCGTCCGCAGCCGCTTTCCCGATGCGCTCTCCGCGGTCCTCGCAGGCTCCACGGCTACCGGACGCGCCACTGCCAGCAGCGACTTGGACATCGCGGTCCTCATCGACGACGGCGGCGTGACCTGCCGGGAAACAATCCGGTTCGAGGAACGGGTCGTTGAACTGTTCGTCCACACCCGTACCGGTCTCCTTGAGCTCTTCGCTGCGGACGTCGCGTCACGGCGGGCAGTCCTTCAGAACATGTATGCCTCCGGTCTCGTGCTGGTCGATTCCCATGGCGAGGCCGGGCGGGCTCGCGCTCTGGCCGAAGCGGACCTTCGTGAGGGTCCGCCTGCACTGGGACCGGAGACCGTCGAAGAAAAACGCTACGGTCTGACGGACGCCTTGGACGACCTCACTGACGCGAGTGACGCCATCGAGCGTCTGGCCGTGGCCGGGTACGTCGTCAATGCCGCGGCCGATCTGCTCTGCGACCACCATCACGCGTGGATCGGCGGCGGGAAGTGGCTGCCGCGCCGCCTGCTGGAAGCCGACCCACAGCGCGGAGCCGCCCTTCTCGAAGGACACCACCGCCTGTGCGGGTCGGGCGACCCCGCAGTACTGATCAGCGCAGCCTTGGAGGTGCTCGACCTCGTCGGCGGCCCTCTCCGCGAGGGGTACCGCAGGACCTGGCACGGCACCATCGACTCGGTTGCCGCGGCACGCTGA
- a CDS encoding alpha/beta hydrolase, with translation MPLDPTLQKLLDAMPVIDFDAVSPHELRHANTANALAQPRVVELPRIEDRHVDGVGVRIYWPRAEKAPLPVVVYYHGGGFFMGNLDTHDNVARTIAHRTDAIVISVDYRLAPEHPYPAAVEDAFTALRWCAARAGELGADPDRIAVAGDSAGGNLAALAALRARDTGGPALRFQLMWYPCTHIDPTLPSETENADAPVLPRRAVELSVAWYLGGRDPKTCGAAPAYARSHSGLPPAYIATVQGDAIRDEGIRYAGLLRAAEVPVEHHNHNDLVHGFCALAPHVPAAAKALNDSLAALKAGLA, from the coding sequence GTGCCCCTGGACCCGACTCTGCAGAAACTGCTCGACGCCATGCCCGTCATCGACTTCGACGCGGTGTCGCCGCACGAGCTGCGGCACGCCAACACCGCGAACGCCCTCGCGCAGCCCCGCGTCGTCGAGTTGCCGCGCATCGAGGACCGCCACGTCGACGGCGTGGGCGTGCGCATCTACTGGCCCCGAGCCGAGAAGGCTCCGCTGCCGGTGGTCGTGTACTACCACGGCGGCGGGTTCTTCATGGGCAACCTCGACACCCACGACAACGTCGCCCGCACCATCGCCCACCGAACCGACGCGATCGTGATCTCCGTCGACTACCGGCTCGCCCCCGAACACCCGTACCCGGCGGCGGTGGAGGACGCGTTCACCGCGCTGCGCTGGTGCGCCGCCCGCGCCGGGGAACTCGGCGCCGACCCGGACCGCATCGCCGTGGCCGGCGACTCCGCCGGCGGGAACCTGGCCGCCCTCGCCGCCCTGCGCGCACGCGACACCGGCGGACCCGCGCTGCGCTTCCAGCTGATGTGGTACCCGTGCACCCACATCGACCCCACCCTCCCCTCGGAGACGGAGAACGCCGACGCGCCCGTCCTGCCCCGCCGCGCCGTCGAACTCAGCGTCGCCTGGTACCTCGGCGGCCGCGACCCCAAGACCTGCGGCGCGGCCCCCGCCTACGCCCGGAGCCATTCCGGCCTGCCACCCGCCTACATCGCCACCGTCCAAGGCGACGCCATCCGCGACGAAGGCATCCGCTACGCCGGGCTCCTGCGCGCAGCCGAGGTACCCGTCGAACACCACAACCACAACGACCTGGTCCACGGGTTCTGCGCCCTCGCCCCACACGTCCCCGCCGCGGCGAAAGCGCTCAACGACTCCCTCGCGGCGCTCAAAGCCGGCCTGGCCTGA